A genomic segment from Aegilops tauschii subsp. strangulata cultivar AL8/78 chromosome 1, Aet v6.0, whole genome shotgun sequence encodes:
- the LOC109734578 gene encoding uncharacterized protein, with amino-acid sequence MVNWIQVLRKHLVARLATSAGLRQHAVAVDDAGTVINFWLPDNDDAPDRKQKQRKKHQPVVLVHGFAGDGIMTWVLQVGALTNRGYDVYVPDLVHFGGSTSPLLDRSVAFEARCLAAALRKLVVSAADVVGWSYGGFVAFELAAVYPELVRSIIASGSTVKYTSAMRDDLLGMLGWAQSLTELLVPESVGPLRLLFSNAMHMKPWFPDRLLRDFLKVMYFNRKERAEMIEDIVVGDTEAFAPVSQQSILLLWGENDNMWPIEDAESLKNKLGEKAILRRISKGGHLVQLERPCVFNSNLIEFLAHGNTHSS; translated from the exons ATGGTGAACTGGATACAAGTGCTAAGAAAAca cttagttGCCCGTCTGGCGACAAGCGCCGGCCTCCGGCAGCACGCTGTTGCCGTCGATGACGCGGGCACTGTCATAAACTTCTGGCTGCCCGATAATGACGATGCACCGGACAGGAAGCAGAAGCAGCGGAAGAAGCACCAGCCCGTGGTGCTCGTGCACGGCTTCGCCGGCGACGGCATTATGACGTGGGTGCTCCAGGTGGGCGCCCTCACGAATCGTGGCTACGACGTGTACGTCCCCGACCTGGTGCACTTCGGCGGCTCCACATCACCGTTGCTCGACCGCTCCGTGGCCTTCGAGGCACGGTGCCTCGCGGCGGCTCTACGGAAGCTTGTAGTCAGTGCGGCCGACGTGGTTGGCTGGAGCTATGGCGGGTTCGTGGCATTCGAGCTGGCGGCCGTGTACCCAGAACTGGTCCGCTCCATCATCGCCTCCGGCAGCACCGTCAAGTACACTAGCGCCATGAGGGACGACTTGCTGGGGAT GCTCGGCTGGGCCCAGTCGCTGACGGAGCTCTTGGTGCCGGAGTCGGTTGGCCCGCTCAGGTTGCTGTTCTCCAACGCCATGCACATGAAGCCGTGGTTTCCGGATCGCCTTCTCAGGGACTTTCTTAAG GTGATGTATTTCAACCGAAAGGAGAGAGCTGAGATGATAGAAGATATAGTCGTCGGGGACACAGAAGCATTTGCCCCTGTTTCTCAGCAG AGCATACTCCTGTTGTGGGGTGAAAATGACAACATGTGGCCCATAGAGGATGCTGAGAGTCTGAAAAA CAAGCTAGGCGAGAAGGCGATCCTGCGACGCATAAGCAAAGGAGGGCATCTTGTACAACTGGAGAGGCCATGTGTCTTCAACAGCAACCTCATAGAGTTCCTGGCTCATGGCAACACACATTCCTCTTGA
- the LOC141039232 gene encoding uncharacterized protein, translated as MADAETLDDFAGRLGGMAACYAALGSTLEDVALVKKLLDSVPDRLYAAVAGIEQFCNVDMMAFEDALGPLKAFDERVRRRGQDGGGHGGDQLMFTSAQWRARERQRGGARNDDDGARSEASGFGGNKRGRCYKCGERGHFKRDCPQWKKAPAAERALLVDGDVEDAGLL; from the coding sequence ATGGCGGATGCCGAGACCCTAGATGACTTTGCCGGTAGGCTCGGAGGCATGGCGGCATGCTACGCGGCATTGGGCTCGACCCTGGAGGACGTCGCCCTCGTCAAGAAACTGCTCGACTCGGTGCCGGACCGCCTGTACGCGGCGGTGGCCGGGATCGAGCAGTTCTGCAACGTCGACATGATGGCGTTCGAGGACGCGTTGGGGCCGCTGAAGGCCTTCGATGAACGGGTGCGTCGGCGCGGGCAGGACGGAGGCGGCCATGGCGGGGACCAGCTGATGTTCACATCAGCGCAATGGCGGGCCCGCGAGCGGCAGCGAGGCGGAGCTCGGAACGACGACGACGGGGCGCGCAGCGAGGCGTCAGGCTTCGGCGGCAACAAACGAGGCCGGTGCTACAAGTGTGGTGAGCGGGGTCACTTCAAACGTGACTGCCCGCAATGGAAgaaggcgccggcggcggagcgtgCATTGCTGGTCGACGGCGACGTCGAGGACGCCGGCCTGCTCTGA